A genomic stretch from Pochonia chlamydosporia 170 chromosome 4, whole genome shotgun sequence includes:
- a CDS encoding DNA replication regulator SLD2 (similar to Metarhizium acridum CQMa 102 XP_007807797.1) yields the protein MDDETKTRYETKAKDLKTDLKTWENEWAKTHAGSKPGRQDIKDNPDIAQKYKEYNKVRDILSGKQPPPAKPEPKPKKRQPDHVPTETPLKRTKYAETPSKQRHHDEELMNTPAISRKLFSPAPVTSLGPTPQRDGRVLGLFDLLVEKELGTPSKKDSSKPPGTPSRSRANILSTPSKRTSTYDPESISKLGRTPMSSSKRNMLNTFATPLKNRRGSLDAKTPSSVSKLQFDTPAFLKRHSLPVVDENAMFADPAPLRLPRKPLVRGLSEIVASLRKVEDDVLDDDDDLDALREAEGGGANIPGPMSPSLGTRQVPASTVPPAPALVEDSQRPALLGGFDDENMYDSPVEDGVDQSGNPLPVYKKKGQKRTTRKSNIKPLRKKRPEKVSQDSGSDGEDIVPETQAAGGPDGDFEDVASGSDFEHEDVAKSEEKPKKKDKKEGPVKKVARKVNELAHANFHRLKLRNNGAKGGPGYNSRFRRRR from the exons ATGGATGACGAAACAAAGACTCGATACGAAACGAAAGCCAAAGACCTGAAAACAGACCTGAAAACATGGGAAAACGAGTGGGCCAAGACTCATGCTGGGAGTAAACCCGGCAGGCAAGATATCAAGGACAATCCTGATATTG CCCAGAAATACAAAGAATACAACAAAGTCCGGGACATTCTCTCTGGAAAACAACCTCCTCCCGCAAAACCAGAGCCAAAGCCGAAAAAGCGACAACCAGACCATGTTCCTACAGAAACACCACTAAAGCGAACCAAATATGCCGAGACTCCATCCAAACAACGACATCACGATGAAGAGCTCATGAACACTCCCGCAATATCGAGAAAGCTATTCAGTCCCGCGCCAGTAACCTCCCTCGGCCCAACACCACAGCGAGACGGCCGCGTCCTCGGCCTCTTCGACCTGCTCGTTGAAAAAGAGCTAGGCACGCCCTCAAAGAAGGACTCATCAAAACCACCAGGCACACCAAGTCGGTCCCGTGCAAATATCCTTTCAACACCCAGCAAGCGAACCAGCACATATGACCCCGAGAGCATATCGAAATTAGGCAGAACGCCAATGTCCTCAAGCAAGAGGAACATGTTGAATACGTTTGCGACACCACTTAAGAATCGGCGTGGAAGTCTAGATGCCAAGACACCGTCATCCGTATCCAAGCTCCAATTCGATACTCCTGCGTTTCTGAAACGGCATTCCCTCCCTGTGGTTGACGAGAATGCCATGTTTGCAGATCCTGCACCACTACGACTACCACGGAAGCCACTTGTCCGGGGTCTAAGTGAGATAGTAGCCAGTCTGAGGAAAGTGGAGGACGATGTgctcgacgacgatgacgacttaGATGCACTCAGGGAAGCCGAGGGTGGTGGCGCGAACATCCCCGGACCAATGTCTCCGTCACTCGGTACTCGACAAGTGCCTGCTTCTACGGTCCCTCCCGCACCGGCACTCGTGGAGGATAGCCAACGACCAGCACTGCTAGGTGGTTTCGATGACGAAAACATGTACGACAGCCCCGTCGAGGATGGCGTTGATCAGAGCGGTAATCCCTTACCGGtgtacaagaagaaggggcAGAAGCGAACTACACGGAAATCCAATATCAAGCCCCTCCGGAAGAAGAGGCCAGAAAAGGTCTCCCAGGACAGTGGTAGTGACGGCGAGGACATTGTTCCAGAGACacaagctgctggtggtCCAGACGGAGACTTTGAAGACGTCGCTTCAGGGAGCGATTTTGAacatgaagatgttgctaAATCGGAAGAaaagccgaagaagaaggataagAAAGAAGGGCCGGTTAAGAAGGTGGCCAGGAAGGTTAATGAGCTTGCGCATGCAAATTTCCACAGACTGAAGTTGAGGAATAATGGGGCAAAGGGAGGTCCCGGTTATAATAGTCGGTTTCGACGGCGTCGATAA
- a CDS encoding zinc finger domain-containing protein (similar to Metarhizium robertsii ARSEF 23 XP_007820648.1), which yields MGQTQDQNAEDIQRRILQNTLDEVAAREEDATDCCVICLDIITEPCEALPCGHRNFDYICVSNWLFGTPQCPLCKAKVIKVVHGPSDDLITTFFNQTPSTASSSTATTSRPGGSINFGRRGRYRVRGQRSAWPRNDARSTAVSNVVAARRDVYRHQRYSKHVGSNRLSRYRELTPQMFCTDTELVSRARMWIRRELRVFSFLTPDEDEGDEISSRPTPSSPKTAVQHRRANNAEFLLEYIIAILKSVDIMGSGGQAEDMLSDFLGRENTKLFLHELRAWLRSPFTKLEDWDRAVQYETDTERAGRRGDVPRVDGRAEDRTERERGETNRQGFRQKGDFYRPRGRRDMRHGVDRSRDGERRRRRSASPRHV from the coding sequence ATGGGGCAAACACAAGACCAAAATGCCGAAGATATCCAGCGGCGTATTCTACAAAACACTCTCGACGAAGTAGCggcaagagaagaagacgcaaCGGATTGCTGCGTCATCTGCCTCGACATAATCACAGAGCCATGCGAAGCGCTGCCATGCGGCCACCGCAATTTCGACTACATTTGCGTATCGAACTGGCTGTTTGGGACTCCGCAGTGTCCGCTCTGCAAAGCCAAAGTTATCAAAGTCGTCCATGGGCCGTCCGACGATCTGATAACAACATTCTTCAACCAAACGCCCTCAACTGCGAGCAGTAGTACCGCAACAACATCACGACCCGGCGGCAGCATAAATTTCGGACGCCGAGGAAGATACAGGGTTAGGGGGCAACGAAGTGCGTGGCCTCGAAACGATGCGCGATCAACAGCAGTCTCCAACGTGGTTGCTGCTCGCCGAGATGTGTATCGTCATCAGCGATATTCCAAACACGTTGGGTCCAACCGCCTCTCCCGCTATCGCGAGTTAACTCCACAAATGTTCTGTACGGATACAGAGCTAGTGTCTCGCGCGAGGATGTGGATTCGGCGAGAACTCCGCGTGTTTTCGTTTCTCACTccagatgaagacgaaggaGACGAGATCTCAAGCCGACCTACCCCTTCTTCTCCGAAAACGGCCGTGCAGCACCGTCGCGCTAATAATGCCGAATTTCTGCTCGAGTACATTATTGCAATATTAAAGTCAGTGGATATTATGGGAAGCGGCGGCCAGGCAGAAGATATGCTATCCGACTTCCTGGGACGGGAGAATACAAAGTTATTTTTACACGAGTTGCGTGCTTGGCTACGGAGCCCGTTTACTAAGCTTGAGGACTGGGATAGAGCTGTACAGTATGAGACGGACACTGAGAGGGCAGGACGAAGAGGAGATGTTCCTAGGGTCGATGGGCGAGCTGAGGACAGGACTGAACGGGAGCGTGGGGAGACGAATAGACAAGGTTTCAGGCAAAAGGGGGATTTTTACCGTCCTAGAGGACGGAGGGACATGAGACATGGAGTTGATAGATCGAGAGACGGTGAGCGAAGGAGACGGAGGAGCGCATCGCCTAGACATGTATAG
- a CDS encoding DSBA oxidoreductase (similar to Metarhizium acridum CQMa 102 XP_007807795.1), translating to MTTFNITIISDTVCPFCYLGRARLSRAIALYRKTVPQGSSSTFNITWHAYRLDLNPPTSSILVTDVAAKKFGADRLVAKRERMKQLGAQEGFNFTFNGRIGNTRDSHRVIQLGRTKGAEVEDRVAMAVMGMFFEEDGDITSWDDLGRAAERAGIAAWETRAWLEGEGGGEVVDREVEEAYARGFKGVPTFVINEKYVVDGAADVSDFLEQFVLARDESAEIGDSGSGDKCVDGVCAV from the coding sequence ATGACcaccttcaacatcaccatcatctcagACACCGTCTGCCCCTTCTGCTACCTCGGCCGCGCCCGCCTCTCCCGCGCCATAGCCCTCTACCGAAAGACGGTCCCTCAAGGatcctcatcaacattcaacaTCACCTGGCACGCCTACCGTCTGGACCTCAACCCCCCCACCTCGTCCATCCTCGTGACAGACGTGGCGGCCAAGAAATTCGGCGCAGATAGGCTCGTTGCGAAGCGGGAGCGGATGAAGCAGCTCGGTGCGCAGGAGGGCTTTAATTTCACGTTTAACGGACGGATCGGGAATACGCGGGACTCGCATCGTGTGATTCAGCTAGGGAGGACGAAGGGggcggaggtggaggatCGTGTGGCGATGGCTGTGATGGGGATGTTTTTTGAAGAGGACGGTGATATTACGAGTTGGGATGATTTGGGGAGGGCGGCGGAGAGGGCGGGCATTGCGGCATGGGAGACGAGGGCTTGGttggagggggaggggggtggtgaggttgttgatagggaggttgaggaggcgtATGCGAGGGGATTCAAGGGTGTGCCGACGTTTGTTATCAATGAGAAGTATGTGGTTGATGGGGCGGCGGATGTGTCTGATTTTTTGGAGCAGTTTGTGCTGGCGAGGGATGAGAGTGCAGAGATTGGTGATTCGGGCTCTGGTGATAAGTGTGTTGATGGGGTTTGCGCAGTGTAA
- a CDS encoding DASH complex subunit Spc34 (similar to Metarhizium robertsii ARSEF 23 XP_007820650.1), whose amino-acid sequence MSILSGHLEQISYACQGIDSLPFPPPKIFTNALLSNHDITSLIRDTEAHERALFSVPPPPPPATQSRRSAEPESKTKSRRQTVFNVASGEVTTGPPTRGSTNPRRHTAVAAVLGGEMHSQLRRGEIDRKGDVDVEILLRGAEKLCGVYELPGARDRISSLRNKHRNGKNTTAYYEARVAEQAEQLAGMNKGWMDEDEDEDDAEDESELWTEDDLRREEAEAKEMEAKKRELQARLRQMEKDLGGLMNM is encoded by the exons atgtccatcctATCGGGCCATCTCGAACAAATATCATACGCATGTCAAGGAATTGACTCATTACC cttcccaccaccaaaaatcTTCACAAACGCCCTCCTCTCGAACCACGATATCACATCGCTGATAAGAGACACGGAGGCCCACGAACGAGCCCTCTTTTCCGTCCCACCGCCCCCTCCACCAGCTACTCAAAGTCGTCGCAGCGCCGAACCAGAATCCAAGACCAAGAGCCGTCGCCAAACAGTGTTCAATGTCGCATCGGGCGAGGTAACAACCGGACCTCCAACGCGAGGATCCACGAACCCTCGCCGACACACCGCAGTGGCCGCCGTCCTAGGCGGCGAAATGCACTCCCAACTACGACGAGGAGAGATCGACCGCAAAGGCGATGTTGATGTAGAGATCCTGCTACGAGGAGCAGAGAAACTCTGCGGCGTCTATGAGCTACCTGGGGCGAGGGACCGGATCTCCTCACTACGGAACAAGCATCGCAACGGAAAGAACACAACGGCATACTACGAGGCCAGGGTGGCAGAACAAGCTGAGCAGCTAGCTGGCATGAACAAGGGCTGgatggacgaagatgaggatgaagatgacgcagAGGACGAAAGTGAACTTTGGACGGAGGACGATCTacggcgagaagaagcagaggcgaaggagatggaagctAAGAAGAGAGAGCTTCAGGCACGGTTACGGCAGATGGAGAAAGACCTCGGAGGACTTATGAATATGTAA